A single region of the Hippoglossus hippoglossus isolate fHipHip1 chromosome 17, fHipHip1.pri, whole genome shotgun sequence genome encodes:
- the LOC117778185 gene encoding transcription factor HES-1-B-like, protein MPAGTLARTSPSAVAATPASAHSTPEKPRAPTESRKSSKPIMEKRRRARINESLGQLKTLILDALKKDSSRHSKLEKADILEMTVKHLRNMQRLQMTAAVNTDPSVLGKYRAGFSECVGEVTRFLSTCEGVNTEVRTRLLSHLAACVTQISAVNFYGAHPGALGQTNTQIPAASAPQVPCKIGSTMHVSPEAMKLYGGFQVVPAPDGQYTFLVPSAALIPLGVQNSHPVSPVAPPVTSDSVWRPW, encoded by the exons ATGCCTGCAGGAACTTTGGCGAGAACGTCTCCATCCGCTGTGGCTGCAACTCCGGCAAGTGCACACTCCACACCGGAGAAACCCCGAGCACCGACGGAGAGCAGAAAG TCCTCCAAACCCATCATGGAAAAGAGAAGACGTGCGCGCATCAACGAGAGTCTGGGGCAGCTGAAGACCCTCATCCTGGACGCACTGAAGAAAGAC AGTTCCAGACACTCCAAACTGGAGAAGGCCGACATACTGGAGATGACTGTGAAGCACCTCAGGAACATGCAGCGACTTCAGATGACAG CTGCTGTGAACACAGATCCATCTGTCCTGGGTAAATACAGAGCCGGGTTCAGCGAGTGTGTTGGCGAGGTCACCCGCTTCCTGTCCACGTGTGAGGGGGTGAACACAGAGGTGAGGACTCGCCTCCTCAGCCACCTGGCGGCCTGCGTGACCCAGATCAGTGCCGTCAACTTCTATGGAGCTCACCCGGGCGCGCTCGGACAAACCAATACACAGATTCCAGCTGCCTCAGCCCCACAGGTGCCTTGCAAAATTGGCTCGACGATGCATGTTTCCCCGGAAGCGATGAAGCTCTACGGTGGCTTCCAGGTTGTGCCTGCGCCAGATGGACAGTACACTTTTCTCGTGCCCAGCGCGGCTCTCATACCTCTGGGTGTACAAAACAGCCACCCCGTGTCACCCGTCGCACCGCCGGTCACCTCAGACTCTGTGTGGAGACCATGGTAG